The following are encoded in a window of Brevibacillus ruminantium genomic DNA:
- a CDS encoding ABC transporter ATP-binding protein codes for MSIRRYLRYVRPYSKQIFGTILIGIVKFSIPLLLPLIIKYVIDDLLPSPLPKEEKLKDLFWLMGGAFFVFTVIRAPVEYYRQYFAQWVSSRILFDIRNQLFDHLQRLSMRFYNNHKTGEVISRVINDVESTKSFIDTGLMNLWLDLITIGLTLSVMLYMDSELTIVAILVFPLYGFSVKYFYKRLRQLTRERSAALAKLQGHLHERVNGISMIRSFALEEHENKEFAKENNHFLKKALALTRWNANTFAVVNTITDIAPLLVIAYAGYQVINETMTIGTLVAFYAYLDRLYTPLRRLVNSSTTLTQAVASMDRMFEFLDETYDITDKPNAGVLPVDPQTGRVRGEVRFENVSFRYRDEGPLVLEKVNLTIHPGETVAIVGMSGGGKSSLISLLPRFWDVTDGRITIDGVDVRDLKQQNLRSHIGMVLQDNILFSESARVNIMMGNPEADEQAVMEAAKAANAHDFIMGLPQGYDTELGERGVKLSGGQKQRIAIARVFLRDPGILILDEATSALDLESEHMIQESLARLTKGRTTIIVAHRLSTITHADKIVVMKEGQIVEQGRHEELLEQRGVYHHLWNVQDLGTSSESGVTSEAGLDS; via the coding sequence TTGAGCATCCGTCGTTACTTGAGGTATGTAAGACCGTATTCCAAGCAAATCTTCGGAACGATTTTAATCGGGATTGTCAAATTTTCAATCCCGCTGTTGCTGCCGCTGATCATCAAGTACGTGATTGATGATCTTTTGCCCAGCCCGCTGCCCAAGGAAGAGAAGCTGAAAGACTTGTTCTGGCTGATGGGCGGAGCCTTCTTTGTATTTACTGTAATTCGGGCTCCAGTGGAATACTATCGGCAGTATTTTGCCCAGTGGGTGTCCAGCCGCATTTTGTTTGATATCCGCAATCAACTGTTTGACCACCTGCAGCGGCTCTCCATGCGCTTTTACAACAATCACAAGACAGGGGAGGTCATCTCGCGGGTCATCAACGACGTGGAGTCGACCAAGAGCTTTATCGACACCGGCCTGATGAACTTGTGGCTGGATTTGATCACGATTGGTTTGACGCTTTCCGTCATGCTCTATATGGATTCGGAGCTGACGATCGTCGCGATTCTGGTCTTTCCGCTGTACGGCTTTTCGGTCAAGTATTTTTACAAAAGACTTCGCCAATTGACCCGCGAGCGTTCGGCTGCTCTGGCAAAGCTGCAGGGTCATCTGCATGAGCGGGTCAATGGCATTTCGATGATTCGCAGCTTTGCACTCGAAGAGCATGAGAACAAGGAATTTGCAAAGGAAAATAATCATTTCCTAAAAAAAGCCCTGGCCTTGACGCGCTGGAACGCCAATACCTTTGCCGTTGTCAACACCATCACGGATATTGCCCCCTTGCTGGTCATCGCGTATGCAGGGTATCAGGTGATCAATGAAACGATGACGATTGGGACATTGGTTGCGTTTTATGCCTATTTGGATCGACTGTACACACCCCTGCGTCGTCTGGTCAATTCGTCCACGACATTGACGCAGGCTGTGGCTTCCATGGATCGAATGTTTGAGTTTTTGGATGAAACCTATGATATTACCGACAAACCAAATGCGGGAGTGCTGCCGGTTGATCCGCAGACAGGACGCGTTCGCGGAGAGGTCCGCTTTGAAAACGTCTCGTTCCGTTACCGTGATGAAGGCCCCCTGGTGCTGGAAAAGGTCAATCTCACCATCCACCCGGGAGAGACGGTCGCGATCGTCGGGATGTCCGGGGGAGGAAAGTCTTCCCTGATCAGCCTGCTGCCGCGTTTCTGGGATGTCACCGACGGGCGCATCACGATTGATGGAGTCGATGTTCGCGATCTCAAGCAGCAAAACCTGCGCAGTCATATCGGCATGGTGCTTCAGGACAATATCCTGTTCAGCGAATCAGCACGGGTCAATATCATGATGGGAAATCCAGAGGCTGATGAACAGGCTGTGATGGAAGCGGCGAAGGCAGCCAATGCCCACGATTTCATCATGGGTTTGCCACAGGGATATGACACAGAGCTGGGCGAGCGGGGGGTCAAACTGTCCGGCGGCCAGAAGCAGCGCATTGCCATTGCCCGTGTCTTTTTGCGAGATCCGGGAATTCTGATTCTGGATGAAGCCACCTCAGCGCTTGACCTTGAATCCGAACACATGATTCAGGAGTCGCTGGCCCGTTTGACCAAAGGAAGAACGACGATCATCGTGGCCCACCGCCTCTCGACGATCACCCATGCCGACAAAATTGTGGTGATGAAGGAAGGGCAAATCGTGGAGCAGGGCCGGCACGAGGAATTGTTGGAACAAAGAGGCGTGTATCATCATTTGTGGAATGTTCAGGATTTGGGCACTTCAAGCGAATCCGGAGTAACTAGCGAGGCAGGACTGGATTCGTAA
- a CDS encoding MFS transporter translates to MEPWRRNLYVLCGALFIVMMAMSMIMPFLPLYIQRDFGVEDPHQVTAWAGVIFGANFLTAGLVSPIWGNLADKYGRKIMILRSGYFMSVIIAATGFASSLWMLLGLRLLNGMVGGIIPASTALVASSAPKEQIGWAQGLLQSFITAGSIMGPLFGGLLEPRIGFRMIFVVTGSLILLATLIITYTVKENFVPPPAKERTSLRDDFRMIFSSKELPVLFFVTVMIQFALFSIIPILPIYIGILLGSAGNVALWAGVVQAAMGTANVLAAPHLGRFGDRFGSQKVLLGCLLIAGILFIPQGMVSAVWQLVLLRFLLGLSLGGLLPSVNALLRRATPSHMVSRVYGYNNSFVSIGSMLGPMIGGFLAGYVSINGVFYMTSAFLLINAGWVYFSYFRKKGVLQEGT, encoded by the coding sequence ATGGAACCGTGGCGACGCAACCTGTATGTTCTGTGCGGCGCACTGTTTATCGTGATGATGGCAATGAGCATGATCATGCCGTTTCTGCCTTTGTATATTCAACGCGACTTCGGTGTGGAGGACCCGCATCAGGTCACAGCGTGGGCCGGGGTGATTTTCGGTGCGAACTTTTTGACGGCAGGGCTGGTTTCGCCCATCTGGGGCAACCTGGCGGATAAATACGGCCGGAAAATCATGATCTTGCGCTCCGGCTATTTCATGTCAGTGATTATTGCTGCAACCGGCTTTGCCAGTTCTCTGTGGATGCTGCTGGGTCTCAGGCTCTTAAACGGGATGGTAGGCGGGATTATTCCCGCCAGTACCGCGCTCGTCGCCTCTTCCGCACCAAAGGAGCAGATTGGCTGGGCGCAGGGGCTTCTGCAGTCCTTTATTACAGCAGGCTCGATCATGGGTCCGCTGTTTGGCGGATTGCTTGAGCCGCGCATCGGCTTTCGCATGATTTTTGTCGTGACCGGCTCTTTGATTTTGCTGGCTACTTTGATTATTACGTATACCGTCAAAGAGAACTTTGTCCCGCCTCCGGCAAAGGAGAGAACCAGCCTGCGGGATGATTTCCGGATGATCTTTTCGTCCAAAGAGCTGCCGGTGCTCTTTTTTGTCACCGTCATGATCCAGTTTGCGCTGTTCAGCATCATTCCTATCTTGCCGATCTACATTGGCATTCTGTTGGGAAGTGCGGGAAATGTCGCGCTCTGGGCCGGGGTTGTGCAGGCGGCGATGGGGACGGCCAATGTACTGGCAGCCCCGCATCTGGGCCGCTTCGGCGACCGATTTGGCTCGCAAAAAGTGTTGCTCGGCTGTCTGTTGATCGCCGGCATTCTCTTTATCCCGCAGGGCATGGTCTCGGCGGTCTGGCAGTTGGTTCTGCTCCGTTTCCTGCTGGGCTTGTCGCTCGGAGGCTTGCTGCCTTCGGTCAATGCGCTGCTGCGGCGCGCCACCCCTTCTCATATGGTGAGCAGGGTGTATGGCTACAACAACAGCTTCGTCAGCATCGGAAGCATGCTGGGTCCGATGATCGGCGGATTTTTGGCCGGCTATGTGAGTATTAACGGCGTGTTTTATATGACAAGTGCCTTCCTTTTGATCAATGCCGGTTGGGTCTACTTCAGTTATTTCCGGAAAAAGGGAGTCTTGCAAGAAGGTACCTGA
- a CDS encoding DUF2178 domain-containing protein, producing MALAVKILFLIAGFYLLNRLFHIVRQEKGDERLKRVAERAGLGTVSLFITWSGVNTLLLLLQIELPVIGAHAVVSTPALLGTTVTVYLLLFAYHHRKLS from the coding sequence ATGGCTCTCGCTGTAAAGATCTTGTTCTTGATTGCCGGCTTCTACCTGCTGAATCGCCTATTCCACATCGTTCGTCAGGAAAAGGGTGACGAGCGCTTGAAACGCGTTGCCGAGAGAGCCGGACTGGGCACTGTCAGCTTGTTCATTACCTGGAGCGGGGTGAACACTTTGCTGCTCCTGCTTCAGATTGAATTGCCTGTGATCGGCGCCCACGCTGTGGTCAGCACTCCCGCTCTTTTGGGCACGACGGTCACCGTCTATCTGCTCCTCTTTGCCTACCATCATCGCAAGCTATCGTAA
- a CDS encoding GNAT family N-acetyltransferase, protein MLIRPFRLGDYSAITRIWRETGLDEQEAESLNDLAKQLAWDSDLVMVAEQESQVVGVVVGTIDGTRAYFSRLAVLPQAQGSGIGRKLVEAIEKRFKQRGVNRVLIMVNQDNPGVLPFYHALGYEMQKYVTLSKKLSS, encoded by the coding sequence ATGTTGATTCGTCCGTTTCGGCTCGGTGACTATTCGGCGATCACGCGTATCTGGCGGGAAACCGGTTTGGATGAGCAGGAAGCAGAGTCGCTAAACGATCTGGCCAAGCAACTGGCATGGGACAGCGATTTGGTTATGGTAGCGGAGCAAGAGAGCCAAGTGGTTGGTGTTGTTGTCGGAACGATCGACGGAACACGGGCTTATTTCTCCCGTTTGGCAGTTCTTCCGCAGGCTCAGGGTTCTGGAATTGGCCGGAAGCTGGTGGAAGCGATTGAGAAGCGCTTCAAGCAAAGAGGCGTCAACCGCGTCTTGATCATGGTGAATCAAGACAATCCGGGCGTACTCCCGTTTTACCATGCGCTTGGCTATGAGATGCAAAAATATGTTACACTTTCCAAAAAGCTCTCTTCCTAA
- a CDS encoding MFS transporter — protein MFKKSFWLLFLGQSLANTGDVFYIVAVISAVYHSTGSSFYTGAVPIMFVIAQTVSGLLAPFLFQRVSLTRALLLSQAGKTILLGLLAIFLAFAGGENQLLSGQDLSLVLGFVFVTAFLDGWALPARNALVPGLVSREGLVKANGMLAASDQTVQFAGWAAGGLFVAWLGYANVLLATFGAFVLATLAILPLGKDTGSTGPVRELADEKENVARDDKAKGSMAGKKEAGYSSCEAGKAGASDHVAVDGLSAVVDQAGQEHSGKEAWATGWWLIWKRRRVRLLVLMEVLEGLAGAVWMAAILLPYVLNILGKGEEWWGYINAAYMLGAIAGGALVVALANRMRSRLPNAVALGILASGLITLLFGFSTWTWGSLLLSFLLGPFYQMQLVAKQTMIQEEIPAGSLPLVLSAKGTLDSVTFGVSVLLMGGLADWMGVRSVYLFAAVLLGLAAGLSLLMRKYGGVVVAQEKGKRLA, from the coding sequence ATGTTCAAAAAAAGCTTTTGGCTGCTCTTTCTGGGGCAGTCTTTGGCCAATACAGGCGATGTGTTTTATATTGTCGCGGTTATTTCCGCTGTCTACCACTCGACAGGCTCCTCCTTTTACACAGGTGCCGTCCCGATAATGTTTGTCATCGCGCAAACGGTAAGCGGTCTGTTGGCTCCATTCCTGTTTCAGCGCGTGTCTCTGACCCGGGCTTTGCTGTTATCACAAGCAGGGAAGACGATTCTTCTCGGGCTTTTGGCCATTTTTTTAGCGTTTGCGGGCGGTGAGAATCAGCTTTTAAGCGGGCAGGACTTGTCTTTGGTGCTGGGTTTTGTATTTGTGACAGCGTTTTTGGACGGATGGGCGTTGCCCGCGCGCAATGCGCTTGTCCCGGGCTTGGTTTCCCGTGAAGGCTTGGTGAAAGCAAACGGTATGCTGGCCGCATCCGATCAGACTGTTCAATTTGCCGGTTGGGCCGCGGGCGGGCTTTTCGTGGCGTGGCTCGGATATGCTAATGTGCTTTTGGCCACCTTTGGGGCCTTCGTGCTGGCGACTCTCGCCATTTTGCCGCTGGGTAAAGATACGGGCAGCACGGGGCCGGTCAGAGAGCTTGCAGATGAAAAAGAAAACGTGGCAAGAGACGACAAGGCAAAGGGAAGCATGGCAGGAAAGAAAGAGGCAGGATACAGCAGTTGCGAGGCAGGAAAAGCAGGGGCAAGCGACCACGTGGCTGTAGACGGTCTGTCAGCAGTGGTAGACCAAGCCGGGCAGGAACACAGTGGGAAGGAAGCGTGGGCCACTGGCTGGTGGTTAATCTGGAAACGGCGCAGGGTTCGTCTGCTCGTCCTGATGGAGGTGCTGGAAGGCTTGGCAGGCGCTGTGTGGATGGCTGCGATTCTGCTTCCCTATGTGCTGAACATTCTGGGAAAAGGAGAAGAGTGGTGGGGGTACATCAATGCTGCCTATATGCTCGGCGCGATTGCCGGAGGGGCGTTGGTTGTCGCATTGGCCAATCGGATGCGCTCCCGGCTTCCCAATGCAGTTGCTCTTGGGATCCTCGCCAGCGGTTTGATCACCCTTTTGTTTGGTTTCAGCACATGGACATGGGGATCACTTCTGCTCTCTTTTCTCCTGGGGCCGTTTTATCAGATGCAGTTGGTAGCCAAGCAGACGATGATCCAGGAAGAGATTCCGGCCGGCTCTCTGCCGCTGGTTCTCTCGGCAAAAGGGACGCTGGATTCAGTTACCTTTGGCGTGTCGGTACTGCTCATGGGCGGTCTGGCTGACTGGATGGGCGTCCGCTCCGTCTATTTATTCGCCGCCGTTTTACTCGGCCTGGCTGCTGGATTGAGTCTGCTCATGCGAAAATACGGAGGTGTGGTCGTTGCACAGGAAAAGGGAAAACGATTGGCATGA
- a CDS encoding YrzI family small protein produces MYIPMIFFTIIIKKREYSPEEIEARYLQDQAIKEWEDKRMWHEAQLPDYARW; encoded by the coding sequence ATGTACATTCCAATGATTTTTTTCACGATCATTATTAAAAAGCGGGAGTATTCTCCTGAGGAAATCGAGGCGCGCTATCTCCAGGATCAGGCGATCAAAGAGTGGGAAGATAAGCGCATGTGGCATGAAGCCCAGCTTCCCGATTACGCCCGCTGGTAA
- the fabL gene encoding enoyl-[acyl-carrier-protein] reductase FabL, producing the protein MNTTKKVALVTGGTRGIGKAIALQLAEQGYDLVLNYLRNRSAAREAAAELEAKGARVHLVKANVGDVEKIRELFAEIDREFGRLDVLVNNAASGVLRPLMELEESHWDWTMDINSKALLFCAQEAVKLMMKNGEGGKIVSLSSLGSIRVLDNYTTVGVSKAAVEALTRYLAVELAPHNIIVNAVSGGAVDTDALRHFPNREELLAGSAARTPAGRIVEPEDLANAVMFLLSDKAWMIRGQTLIVDGGISLLT; encoded by the coding sequence ATGAATACAACCAAAAAAGTGGCACTGGTAACGGGCGGTACACGCGGAATCGGGAAAGCGATCGCACTTCAATTGGCTGAACAGGGCTATGATTTAGTCTTGAACTATTTGCGCAACCGAAGTGCTGCCCGAGAAGCTGCAGCCGAGCTGGAGGCGAAGGGCGCTCGCGTCCACCTGGTCAAAGCCAATGTGGGGGATGTCGAGAAAATCCGGGAGCTGTTTGCAGAGATTGATCGTGAATTTGGCCGTCTTGATGTCTTGGTCAACAATGCCGCCTCCGGTGTGCTTCGTCCTTTGATGGAGCTGGAGGAGAGCCATTGGGATTGGACGATGGATATCAACAGCAAAGCGTTGCTGTTCTGCGCTCAGGAAGCTGTGAAATTAATGATGAAAAACGGTGAGGGAGGCAAAATCGTCAGCCTTTCCAGCTTGGGATCGATTCGCGTGCTGGACAACTACACGACGGTAGGGGTTTCCAAAGCAGCGGTGGAAGCTCTAACTCGCTATTTGGCGGTGGAGCTGGCGCCTCACAACATTATCGTCAATGCCGTATCCGGAGGAGCCGTTGATACAGATGCCCTGCGCCATTTCCCCAATCGGGAGGAACTGCTTGCAGGTTCGGCCGCTCGTACGCCGGCAGGCCGAATAGTCGAGCCTGAGGATCTGGCTAATGCGGTGATGTTCCTGCTCTCCGACAAAGCATGGATGATTCGCGGACAGACGCTGATTGTGGACGGCGGCATTTCTCTTTTAACCTGA
- a CDS encoding NAD(P)-binding domain-containing protein, with translation MTIGIIGLGNMGQMLVKGLCKSGIISPQDLIVYNRTREKAAPLQQRYPFQLAETPQIVCEKADLLFICTKPLDVLPVLRELSLPSGVHLVSVAAGVSLPDLESIHTGAISKVIPTVTSEELRGVSLLVDNPRVSPEQHAALSRLLEAIGTAEEVSEETIETATILTSSAPGLIAGILEEFAQAAVRRSPELEIDTARRMLVETLAGTSRLLENEGLSFDQLIERVATKGGITQEGLTVLGRTLPHAFDDLFLMTKEKHALLKQQVLLQHEERYGDSK, from the coding sequence ATGACTATCGGAATTATCGGACTAGGAAACATGGGACAAATGCTGGTCAAAGGGCTGTGCAAAAGCGGCATCATCTCCCCGCAAGACCTCATCGTTTACAACCGCACCAGGGAAAAGGCTGCACCCCTTCAGCAAAGGTATCCTTTTCAGTTGGCGGAGACGCCCCAGATCGTCTGTGAGAAAGCTGACCTGCTCTTTATCTGCACGAAGCCTTTGGATGTGCTGCCCGTCCTGCGTGAACTGTCGCTGCCATCTGGCGTTCATCTTGTTTCTGTAGCTGCAGGTGTCAGTTTGCCGGATTTGGAGAGCATACATACCGGAGCGATCAGCAAAGTCATCCCTACCGTTACTTCAGAAGAGCTGCGCGGAGTCTCGCTATTAGTTGATAACCCGCGAGTCAGTCCGGAGCAGCATGCTGCGCTCTCACGCTTGCTGGAAGCCATCGGGACAGCGGAAGAGGTGAGCGAGGAAACGATCGAGACCGCTACCATTCTGACCAGCAGTGCCCCCGGTCTGATTGCTGGCATTTTGGAAGAGTTTGCCCAGGCTGCCGTCCGTCGCTCCCCGGAGCTGGAGATTGACACCGCGCGGCGAATGCTCGTGGAAACACTGGCCGGAACTTCGCGGCTGCTTGAGAACGAGGGGCTCTCATTTGATCAACTGATCGAACGAGTGGCGACAAAAGGCGGGATCACACAGGAAGGCCTTACCGTTTTGGGACGGACGCTCCCTCACGCTTTTGACGACCTCTTTTTGATGACGAAGGAAAAACACGCGCTCCTCAAGCAGCAAGTGCTTCTTCAGCATGAAGAACGGTATGGAGATAGTAAATAG
- a CDS encoding NAD(P)-dependent oxidoreductase: MKIGWIGLGNMGIPMASNLLAAGYEVQVWNRTPEKAEPLISLGATYVDTIDKLVANSDVIFTMVSDDEAVKAIYTGSNGLLSANVQGKLAVDMSTISPETSRFLAESCKSAGLRFLDAPVSGSVGPAKEGKLVIMVGGDEQDFEQAKPLLGKLGKIALHLGENGAGTSAKLAINLLLGITVQGVAETLLFARSMDISAEQMLTIISESAVGTPLIRGKAASILADDYPAAFALKHMTKDLRLAREAGVSSPLAESAAASYRAALEEGMGDLDLMAILRFLGQK, encoded by the coding sequence GTGAAAATCGGATGGATTGGACTTGGCAATATGGGTATTCCCATGGCGAGCAATCTGCTTGCCGCCGGCTATGAAGTTCAGGTGTGGAACCGCACGCCAGAAAAAGCAGAACCGCTAATCAGCCTGGGAGCAACTTATGTAGATACCATAGACAAACTGGTCGCAAACAGCGATGTCATCTTTACGATGGTGAGCGACGATGAGGCAGTTAAAGCAATTTACACCGGCTCAAATGGTTTGCTCTCCGCGAATGTGCAGGGGAAATTGGCTGTCGATATGAGCACGATTTCGCCTGAGACCTCTCGTTTTCTTGCGGAAAGCTGCAAGTCGGCCGGGTTGCGTTTTCTCGATGCACCTGTATCCGGCAGCGTGGGACCCGCCAAAGAAGGCAAGCTGGTCATCATGGTTGGCGGCGACGAGCAGGATTTTGAGCAGGCCAAGCCTCTGCTAGGCAAGCTGGGGAAAATCGCGCTGCATCTCGGAGAAAATGGTGCCGGCACTTCTGCCAAGCTGGCCATCAATCTGCTGCTTGGCATTACGGTTCAGGGTGTGGCAGAAACGCTGCTGTTCGCACGGAGCATGGACATTTCTGCCGAGCAGATGCTGACAATCATCTCCGAAAGCGCGGTCGGCACACCGCTGATTCGTGGTAAGGCTGCCTCCATTTTGGCGGATGACTATCCGGCTGCGTTTGCGCTGAAGCACATGACCAAGGATTTGCGGCTGGCCCGGGAAGCGGGTGTTTCCTCGCCGCTGGCTGAGTCTGCGGCTGCCAGCTATCGCGCAGCCCTGGAGGAAGGCATGGGCGATCTCGATTTGATGGCCATACTCCGTTTTCTCGGCCAAAAATAA
- a CDS encoding DUF402 domain-containing protein — protein sequence MSPAPGSIIRIESYKHDHSLHRIWDKTTLIHTSDAVVIGGNDRVKVTESDGREWRTREPAICTFGRGQWFNTIAMIRDDGIYYYCNIGSPFSLKGNLLSYIDYDLDVKVFPDMTYTILDEEEFLLHGKQMNYPPVVVERVQGALREVLDWVRARRGPFQNGFVQRWYERYLSVRVDEE from the coding sequence ATGTCGCCAGCTCCAGGCTCAATAATCCGCATTGAAAGCTATAAACACGACCACTCCCTGCATCGCATCTGGGATAAAACGACGCTTATCCATACCAGCGATGCAGTAGTGATTGGCGGCAACGATCGAGTAAAAGTGACTGAGTCTGACGGCAGGGAGTGGCGGACACGTGAGCCGGCAATCTGCACGTTTGGTCGCGGACAGTGGTTTAATACCATCGCCATGATTCGGGATGATGGCATTTACTACTATTGCAACATCGGTTCCCCGTTCAGTTTAAAAGGGAATCTTTTGAGCTACATTGATTATGATTTAGATGTAAAGGTATTTCCCGACATGACGTACACGATTCTCGACGAAGAGGAATTTCTCTTGCACGGCAAGCAGATGAATTATCCTCCTGTCGTTGTCGAACGGGTACAGGGTGCCTTGCGGGAAGTGCTGGATTGGGTGCGCGCCAGACGAGGACCCTTTCAAAACGGTTTTGTCCAACGCTGGTACGAGCGCTACCTCTCTGTGCGTGTGGACGAGGAATAA